In Gemmatimonadaceae bacterium, the sequence TGCCGGAGACCACCGAGGCGCGGATCGGCTTCGTGCACCCCTACCTCGGCACCGCCGACGTCGAACAGTCGACCGTCAAGGTGCTGCTGCGCGATTTCGAGATGAGCGAACTCGAACACAAGGAACGGTTGATCCGCGACCTCGCCGCGGCCTCGGCGGCGGCGTATCCCGGCGTATCGGTGCAGGTGGAGGTGAAGGAGAACTACCTGAACATGAAGGAAGTGCTCCGGGACCATCCCCAGCTCACGGAGCATGCGATGGAAGCCGCGCGGCGGGCGGGGCTCGCGCCGTTCCTGGAGCCGATCCGCGGCGGCACCGACGGCTCGCGGCTCACGTTCCGCGGCCTCCCCTGCCCCAACATCTTCACCGGCGGCCACAACTTCCACGGCAAGCTCGAGTTCAATTCTCGCCGTGGGTTGGAGAAGACGACGGAGACGCTGGTGCATCTGGTGCAGATCTTCGCCGAACGTTCCGCCGCCACATGACCATTCCCACGACCAACGCGGCGGCGACCACGATCACCACGATGACGGCCGCCGCGACCTCCGGATTGCGAATGGCGCGGCCCGCCGCCGCTTTCAGCGCCCGCTCCACGCCCGCGCCCAGGGCATAGCCCAGCCAATAGTAGATCGCCGCCCAGAGGATGGACGCCGCCGCCGCGCCGATCAGGAACGCCGCGCGACTCATCTTGAGCGCGCCCGCCGCCACCGTGAGCACGATGCGGAATCCCGGCACGAGGCGTCCGAGCGCCACGGTCACCGACCCGTGCGTGTTGAGCCAGACCTCCATCCGATCGGCGCGCTCGCCGTCGAACCCGAACCGGTGGCCCACCCGCCGCAACAACGGGTGGCCGAGCCGTCGCGAGACCTCGAACAGGATCGTGCTGCCCAGCATGGTCGCCGAGAACACGACCAGCGTGGCCATGAAATAATTCGCATGGCCGGCACGCCCCGACGCCCCGAGTGCGGCGATGAACACGTCGCCGGGCACCGGCAGCGGCACCCCCGACTCTTCGAGGAAGATGCCCACGAATGCGCCCAGGTACTGCCACTGGGCCAGAAACGCGAGCACGGACCCAATCACGAGGCCGCGCGCACCCCGCCCGACGCGTTCGACGCCGTGAATTCGTGCAGCGACGCGCCGGCTGCATCGAGCACGAGATACTCCAAGCGCGCGTGCCGCAGGCACCCCGCATTCGCGTACGGGTCGCCCGCCGCGAGGTGCCGCCGGTGGTTGTGCCCGAACACCCCAAGCACGCAACGCTCCCGCTCCACCAGGGCCAGGCACCGGCGCCGGTAGAGCCGGTCGACCGGTCCGGCCATGGCGCCCGCCACCACCGCTTCGGCCATGCGCGCTGCGCCGCGCACCAGCGACAGGTGGCCGAACCGTCGCGAGATGCCGTCGCCGAAGTTCCCGACCGACGAATCGTGCACGGGATCCACCAGGTGGCCGTGCGTGACGAGCACGCGGCCCAGGCCCCCGTGTTCGAGCACCAGCGACCGAGCACCAGCGCCGGGATCGTGATTGCCTTCGATACGGGTGAGCACGCCCGCCGCCGCCATCGCGGTGATCAGCGCGCTCAACTCCGGGTGCGCCCGTTCGGCGCGGGCGGCGGGTTCGAACAATCCTTCGAAGATGTCGCCATTGAGCACGATCCGGTGCCCCGCGTCGCCAGTCTCTTCCAGGAACCGCACCGCCAGCCGCGCCTGCGCCGGCGGGCTGTACGTTCCGAGATGCCAGTCGCCCGCGATGAGCACGCGAGTCACGACGCTTTCCTGCCGCGCCGTGCGAGCAGTTCGTCGTACAGCGCCTGGGTCGCGCGCCGCGCCGCGTCCTGCAGCGGCTTGAGCACGCCCAGATCGCGGGCGCGTTCCGGGTCGCGGGCCACGGCGATGGGCGTGCCGATCGCGATATCCACGCGCACCGGCAGCGGCAATGGGCTCCAGAGCGAGAGCTTGCCGACGGTGACCCCTGGATACGCCGAGAACCCGCCCACCACTGCCAGCGGCACCACCGGCACGCC encodes:
- a CDS encoding DedA family protein, which codes for MLAFLAQWQYLGAFVGIFLEESGVPLPVPGDVFIAALGASGRAGHANYFMATLVVFSATMLGSTILFEVSRRLGHPLLRRVGHRFGFDGERADRMEVWLNTHGSVTVALGRLVPGFRIVLTVAAGALKMSRAAFLIGAAAASILWAAIYYWLGYALGAGVERALKAAAGRAIRNPEVAAAVIVVIVVAAALVVGMVMWRRNVRRRSAPDAPASPSSSPTHGEN